Proteins encoded by one window of Methylovirgula ligni:
- a CDS encoding nucleotidyltransferase family protein yields MNAQRASFGSAIAGLAPPCLRISAVVLAAGLSARMGGSAKMLLDVGGVPMIRRTAQNVLAFAPTETVIVTGHRAEDVANVLADLPASCIFNRDFAQGQPTSVAAGVRALTQVCDAVMIMLGDQPLVTASDIERLASLYARLELESILVPFYESKRGNPILFASRHIPAVIGGGLNIGCRKLIETRTSDVYRAEMESDVYALDCDTPEDYARLLHRLEKMQ; encoded by the coding sequence GTGAACGCGCAGCGGGCGAGCTTTGGCTCCGCGATCGCGGGCCTGGCGCCGCCCTGCCTGAGAATTTCCGCTGTTGTCCTCGCAGCGGGGCTTTCGGCCCGGATGGGCGGAAGCGCCAAGATGCTGCTCGATGTCGGCGGCGTTCCCATGATCCGCCGGACCGCGCAAAACGTCCTGGCCTTCGCACCGACCGAGACGGTCATTGTCACCGGCCATCGCGCCGAGGATGTCGCGAATGTGCTGGCCGATTTGCCAGCGTCCTGCATCTTTAACCGCGATTTTGCGCAGGGCCAGCCGACCTCGGTCGCGGCCGGCGTTCGTGCGCTGACCCAGGTTTGCGACGCGGTGATGATCATGCTCGGCGATCAGCCGCTCGTGACCGCGAGCGACATCGAGCGGCTCGCCTCGCTCTATGCGCGCCTCGAACTTGAATCGATCCTCGTGCCTTTTTACGAAAGCAAGCGTGGCAATCCGATCCTATTTGCATCGCGGCATATACCAGCGGTCATCGGTGGCGGCCTGAACATCGGCTGTCGCAAACTCATCGAGACCCGTACAAGCGACGTCTACCGCGCCGAGATGGAGAGCGACGTCTATGCACTCGATTGCGACACGCCGGAAGATTACGCGCGCCTCCTCCACCGTCTGGAGAAGATGCAATGA
- a CDS encoding CoxG family protein yields MKLDIDRSLELPVSADQTWNFLDQIDKVASCLPGAKITQEIDPTHYRGTVSVRLGPVNLTFLGAIEILARDPAARTISLAGKGADKGGTSVAEMELTAAVTETGPASSRVSGKANVTVNGKAASMGARLLTSASDQIIKEFYTNLQTKVQAEPTPAVASVATVAPSAPAAPVPASISEAPAPAPQTSINGFAFLWAVIKSFFAGLFTGKQVSP; encoded by the coding sequence ATGAAGCTTGATATTGATCGCAGCCTTGAGCTGCCTGTTTCCGCCGATCAGACATGGAATTTTCTCGATCAGATCGACAAAGTGGCATCGTGCCTCCCCGGCGCAAAGATCACCCAAGAGATCGATCCGACCCATTACCGAGGCACGGTTTCGGTAAGGCTCGGGCCGGTCAATCTCACCTTTCTGGGCGCGATCGAGATTCTCGCGCGCGATCCTGCGGCGCGAACCATCAGTCTCGCTGGCAAGGGCGCGGACAAAGGCGGCACCTCCGTCGCCGAAATGGAATTGACCGCAGCCGTGACTGAGACGGGTCCGGCGTCCTCGCGCGTCAGTGGCAAGGCTAATGTCACCGTCAATGGCAAGGCCGCGTCGATGGGCGCGCGACTCCTGACCAGTGCCTCCGATCAGATCATCAAAGAGTTCTACACCAACCTGCAGACCAAGGTTCAGGCGGAACCGACGCCGGCCGTGGCATCTGTCGCGACGGTGGCGCCAAGCGCCCCGGCCGCTCCGGTTCCCGCATCAATATCCGAAGCGCCAGCGCCCGCGCCGCAAACCAGCATTAACGGCTTTGCGTTTTTATGGGCGGTCATCAAATCGTTCTTTGCCGGCCTGTTTACCGGCAAGCAGGTCTCACCGTGA
- a CDS encoding XdhC family protein translates to MSYAEDILSLAQNMREKGSPFVLATVVRALASTCAKPGAKAIILPNGTFSEGWIGSGCTRGAVLKAAKDALEDGQSRLISVEPGDLLAKRGVAPGEERDGVHYAKNSCPSRGCMDIFVEPMLPRPEMFVCGSSPVAVATAELAAKLGFAVTACVPASDQEAFPEVEKRIEGYELPPTSPGERFIVVSTQGRGDDAALQGALAVDADYVAFIASSRKAEALKAKLQERGLPADKLGRLRAPAGIDIHAVTPEEIALSVLAEIVAFRRSQLKGHAHEA, encoded by the coding sequence ATGAGCTACGCGGAAGATATTCTCTCGCTGGCGCAGAACATGCGCGAGAAGGGCTCGCCCTTCGTACTAGCGACGGTCGTACGGGCTTTGGCCTCGACCTGCGCCAAGCCGGGCGCCAAGGCGATCATCCTTCCTAACGGCACATTCAGCGAGGGCTGGATCGGCAGCGGCTGCACCCGCGGCGCCGTCTTGAAGGCCGCGAAGGACGCATTGGAAGACGGCCAATCGCGGCTGATCTCCGTCGAGCCCGGCGATCTCCTTGCCAAGCGCGGCGTTGCGCCAGGCGAAGAGCGCGACGGCGTGCATTATGCCAAAAACTCCTGCCCCAGTCGTGGATGCATGGACATTTTCGTCGAGCCGATGCTGCCGCGTCCCGAAATGTTCGTTTGCGGCTCGAGCCCCGTCGCGGTGGCGACAGCCGAACTTGCAGCCAAGCTCGGCTTTGCCGTGACCGCCTGCGTCCCCGCCAGCGATCAAGAAGCCTTTCCCGAAGTCGAAAAGCGCATCGAGGGCTATGAACTGCCGCCAACATCGCCGGGCGAACGTTTCATCGTCGTCTCGACGCAGGGCCGCGGCGACGACGCGGCATTGCAAGGCGCGCTTGCGGTCGACGCCGATTATGTCGCTTTCATCGCCAGCAGCCGCAAGGCCGAGGCCTTGAAGGCGAAATTGCAGGAACGTGGCCTGCCGGCAGATAAGCTTGGGCGGCTCAGAGCGCCTGCCGGCATCGATATTCATGCGGTCACGCCGGAAGAAATCGCGCTCTCCGTCCTCGCCGAAATCGTCGCCTTCCGCCGCTCCCAACTCAAAGGCCACGCGCATGAAGCTTGA
- a CDS encoding vWA domain-containing protein, whose product MSAAEKISPLGDGIRLRLAGFARTLRENGFAVGHAEARDALAIMASPAATRRSTLQPALRALFCANHGDWEKFDAIFAAYWMGQRVRSVQRAGGSVTSPKALPERQLAPRTSNGAHGMADHVERREGADVALAGSGRREGASRAENIAATDIRHVIDPVETEKIHALAARLARSMHVRLVRRARARASGSRIDLRRTLRRSVEHGGTPIELVWRRRKLKPLRLVVLLDASGSMSLYTAFFVRFLHGVVGNFRESDVFLFHTRLVHISPSLKDRDIARAVERLALMTQGVGGGTEIGQSLADFNRWHARRMIHSRTAVIIVSDGYDAGTPEVLATEMRQLRRRCRRIVWLNPLLGWRDYTPQARGMKAALPHIDLFAPAHNLESLAALEPYLARI is encoded by the coding sequence ATGAGCGCAGCAGAAAAAATCTCACCTCTCGGCGACGGCATCCGGTTGCGGCTGGCGGGCTTCGCGCGGACATTACGAGAGAACGGCTTCGCCGTCGGCCATGCGGAGGCGCGCGACGCGCTCGCCATAATGGCCTCGCCGGCGGCCACTCGCCGTTCGACATTGCAGCCGGCGCTTCGCGCGCTCTTCTGCGCCAATCACGGCGACTGGGAAAAGTTCGACGCGATCTTCGCCGCTTATTGGATGGGCCAGCGCGTGCGCAGCGTGCAGCGTGCGGGCGGCAGCGTAACTTCACCGAAGGCTCTTCCGGAGCGCCAGCTCGCGCCGCGAACCAGTAACGGCGCGCATGGTATGGCCGATCACGTCGAGCGGCGCGAGGGCGCGGACGTTGCTTTGGCCGGATCGGGACGTCGTGAAGGCGCGTCCCGCGCGGAGAACATCGCCGCGACCGACATCCGACATGTCATCGATCCGGTCGAGACTGAGAAGATTCATGCGCTCGCCGCACGGCTAGCCCGCAGCATGCACGTGCGGCTTGTACGTCGCGCCCGCGCCCGTGCGAGTGGGTCGCGGATCGATCTGCGGCGGACGCTGCGTCGCAGCGTCGAGCATGGCGGCACGCCGATCGAGCTTGTCTGGCGGCGCCGTAAGCTGAAGCCCCTACGGCTTGTCGTATTGCTCGACGCCTCCGGCTCGATGAGCCTCTACACAGCCTTCTTCGTTCGTTTTCTGCATGGCGTTGTCGGCAACTTCCGCGAATCGGACGTGTTTCTGTTTCACACGCGGCTCGTCCATATCTCGCCGTCGCTGAAAGATCGCGATATTGCCCGCGCCGTTGAGCGGCTTGCGCTGATGACGCAGGGTGTCGGCGGCGGCACCGAGATCGGCCAGAGCCTCGCCGACTTCAACCGTTGGCATGCCCGCCGGATGATCCATTCGCGCACCGCCGTCATCATCGTCTCGGACGGCTATGATGCCGGCACGCCGGAGGTGCTGGCCACGGAGATGCGGCAATTGCGACGCCGCTGCCGCCGCATCGTCTGGCTCAATCCATTGCTCGGCTGGCGGGATTACACACCGCAGGCGCGCGGCATGAAAGCGGCGCTGCCTCACATCGATCTCTTTGCACCCGCGCATAATCTCGAAAGTCTCGCGGCGCTCGAACCCTATCTGGCGAGGATCTGA
- a CDS encoding AAA family ATPase, whose protein sequence is MQIDRDTIAMRLAETGYIAARELATALWLMDFLQRPLLLEGEAGVGKTEIGKALAALHGAELIRLQCYEGLDQSAALYEWNYQRQLLAIKAHEGSNAEEVEEHIFSEKYLLERPLLAAIRREKPPVLLIDEIDRADEEFEAFLLELLSDFQVSIPELGTIKATSIPRVVLTSNGTRELSDALRRRCLYHYLDFPDVDREARIILARIPGIDTAFALQIARMIAAIRKEDLRKIPGVAETLDWATTLAGLGVHDLRQEPEAVYDTMICLLKTNEDRAGLTRDVSDRLLGKVA, encoded by the coding sequence ATGCAGATTGATCGCGATACAATCGCCATGCGGCTTGCAGAGACCGGCTACATCGCCGCCCGCGAGCTCGCGACCGCGCTTTGGCTGATGGATTTCTTGCAGCGGCCCCTGCTGCTCGAGGGGGAAGCGGGCGTCGGCAAGACGGAGATCGGCAAGGCGCTCGCGGCGCTGCATGGCGCTGAACTTATCCGCCTGCAATGCTACGAGGGCCTGGATCAGAGCGCGGCACTTTACGAATGGAACTACCAGCGGCAATTGCTCGCGATCAAGGCACACGAAGGGTCAAATGCCGAGGAGGTTGAGGAGCATATTTTCTCCGAAAAATATCTTCTCGAACGGCCACTGCTCGCTGCGATAAGGCGCGAGAAACCACCGGTTCTGCTCATCGACGAGATTGATCGCGCCGATGAGGAATTCGAGGCTTTTCTTCTTGAATTGCTTTCCGATTTCCAAGTCAGCATCCCGGAGCTCGGCACGATCAAGGCGACCTCGATTCCGCGCGTCGTACTGACATCGAACGGTACGCGCGAACTCTCCGACGCTCTGCGACGGCGCTGCCTCTATCATTATCTTGATTTCCCCGATGTCGATCGCGAGGCGCGCATCATCCTCGCCCGCATTCCCGGCATCGACACGGCGTTTGCGCTTCAAATCGCGCGGATGATCGCGGCCATCCGCAAAGAGGATTTGCGCAAGATCCCCGGCGTCGCCGAAACGCTTGACTGGGCCACGACGCTCGCCGGCCTCGGCGTGCATGACCTGCGTCAGGAGCCGGAAGCCGTCTATGACACGATGATCTGTTTGCTCAAGACGAATGAGGACCGCGCCGGACTCACGCGCGACGTGAGCGACCGCCTGCTCGGCAAGGTGGCTTGA
- a CDS encoding aerobic carbon-monoxide dehydrogenase large subunit — protein sequence MNDMAIPSANERAEKLQGMGCKRKRVEDIRFTQGRGNYVDDVKLPGMLFGDFVRSPFAHARIKSIDTSRAKALPGVVAVLTAADLKPLNLHYMPTLAGDVQAVLADEKVLFQNQEVAFVIATDRYIAADAIELVQVEYDQLPVLVDPFKSMDPDAPLLREDIKDKMDGAHGPRKHYNHIFTWEVGDQTATDVAFENAEVTIKELITYHRVHPSPLETCQCLASFDKIKGELTVWGTFQAPHVVRTVVSLLSKIPEHKIHVIAPDIGGGFGNKVGVYPGYVCSIVASIVTGLPVKWVEDRVENLSSTSFARDYHMTTEIAATKDGRVTGLRVHVLADHGAFDACADPMKWPAGFFNIVTGSYDFPVAHCAVDGVYTNKASGGVAYRCSFRVTEAAYCIERAMDIMAQKLGMDPAEFRMRNFIKREQFPYHSALGWEYDSGDYHTAMQKVLDAVGYKQLREEQKAKQEAFRRGETRELMGIGVIHFTEIVGAGPSRNCDILGIAMFDSAEIRIHPTGSIIARLGTKSQGQGHETTYGQIIATELGIPSELITIEEGNTDTAPYGLGTYGSRSTPVSGAATAVAARKIKAKAQMIAAHLLEVHDDDLEWDIDRFRVKGNPERSKTMTEIAWAAYNSPPPGMEPGLEAVSYYDPPNMTYPFGAYICVCDVDVDTGEVKIRRFYALDDCGTRINPMIIEGQIHGGLTEAFGIAMGQEIAYDEDGNVLTASFQDYFIPTSVETPHWETDWTTTPSPHHPIGAKGVGESPNVGGVPCFSNAVNDAFKFLGSTHIQMPHDAWRIWTVAEKLGLHAEATVAAE from the coding sequence ATGAACGACATGGCGATTCCCTCAGCCAACGAGCGCGCGGAAAAGCTTCAAGGAATGGGCTGCAAGCGCAAGCGCGTCGAAGACATCCGCTTCACCCAGGGCAGGGGCAATTACGTCGACGACGTGAAACTGCCCGGCATGCTGTTCGGCGATTTCGTGCGCTCGCCTTTCGCGCACGCGCGGATCAAATCGATCGACACGTCGCGGGCCAAGGCGTTGCCCGGCGTCGTTGCGGTGTTGACCGCTGCCGATCTGAAACCGCTCAACCTGCATTACATGCCGACACTTGCCGGCGACGTCCAGGCGGTTCTCGCCGATGAGAAAGTTCTCTTCCAGAATCAAGAGGTCGCCTTCGTCATCGCGACCGATCGCTATATCGCCGCCGATGCTATCGAACTCGTGCAGGTCGAATACGACCAGCTTCCCGTGCTCGTCGATCCCTTCAAGTCGATGGACCCGGATGCGCCGCTGCTGCGTGAAGACATCAAGGACAAGATGGATGGCGCGCACGGGCCGCGCAAACATTACAATCACATCTTCACCTGGGAGGTTGGGGACCAGACCGCGACCGATGTTGCCTTTGAGAACGCCGAGGTGACGATCAAGGAACTGATCACCTATCACCGTGTCCATCCTTCGCCGCTCGAAACCTGCCAATGCCTTGCCTCCTTCGACAAGATCAAGGGCGAGCTGACCGTTTGGGGAACGTTCCAGGCGCCGCATGTCGTGCGAACCGTGGTGTCGCTTCTCTCGAAAATTCCCGAACACAAAATTCATGTCATTGCGCCGGACATCGGGGGTGGGTTCGGCAACAAGGTCGGCGTCTATCCGGGCTATGTCTGTTCGATCGTCGCCTCAATCGTCACCGGCCTGCCGGTGAAATGGGTCGAGGACCGGGTCGAGAATCTTTCGAGCACATCTTTCGCACGCGATTATCATATGACCACCGAGATCGCCGCAACCAAGGATGGCCGCGTCACCGGGCTGCGCGTGCATGTGCTCGCCGACCACGGCGCCTTCGATGCCTGCGCGGACCCGATGAAATGGCCGGCCGGATTCTTCAACATCGTCACCGGCTCATATGACTTCCCGGTCGCGCATTGCGCGGTCGATGGCGTCTATACCAACAAGGCGTCGGGCGGCGTCGCCTACCGCTGCTCGTTCCGCGTGACGGAAGCCGCCTATTGCATCGAGCGCGCCATGGATATCATGGCGCAGAAGCTCGGCATGGATCCTGCCGAATTCAGGATGAGGAATTTCATCAAGCGCGAGCAGTTCCCTTATCATTCCGCGCTCGGTTGGGAATACGATTCCGGCGATTACCATACCGCCATGCAGAAGGTGCTCGACGCCGTCGGCTATAAGCAATTGCGCGAGGAGCAGAAAGCGAAACAGGAAGCTTTCAGGCGCGGCGAAACGCGCGAATTGATGGGAATCGGCGTCATCCATTTCACCGAGATCGTCGGCGCCGGCCCGTCGCGCAATTGCGACATTCTGGGCATCGCCATGTTCGACTCGGCCGAAATCCGCATTCATCCGACGGGCTCGATCATCGCCCGGCTCGGCACCAAATCGCAGGGTCAGGGCCACGAGACGACCTATGGCCAGATCATCGCAACGGAACTCGGCATTCCGTCCGAACTCATCACCATCGAGGAGGGCAATACCGACACCGCGCCCTATGGCCTTGGCACATACGGCTCGCGCTCGACGCCGGTCTCCGGCGCCGCGACCGCTGTGGCGGCGCGGAAGATCAAGGCCAAGGCGCAGATGATCGCCGCGCATCTTCTCGAAGTCCACGACGACGATCTTGAATGGGACATCGACCGCTTTCGCGTCAAAGGCAATCCGGAGCGATCTAAGACCATGACGGAGATCGCCTGGGCAGCTTACAACAGCCCCCCGCCTGGCATGGAGCCGGGGCTTGAGGCGGTGAGCTATTACGACCCGCCGAACATGACCTATCCGTTCGGCGCTTATATCTGCGTCTGCGACGTCGATGTCGATACGGGCGAGGTGAAAATCCGCCGCTTCTATGCGCTCGACGATTGCGGCACGCGAATCAATCCGATGATCATCGAAGGTCAGATTCACGGCGGCCTAACGGAGGCCTTCGGCATCGCAATGGGCCAGGAGATCGCCTACGACGAAGACGGCAATGTGCTGACCGCTTCGTTTCAGGACTATTTCATTCCGACCTCAGTCGAGACGCCGCATTGGGAGACGGACTGGACGACGACGCCCTCGCCACACCATCCAATCGGCGCTAAGGGCGTCGGCGAAAGCCCGAATGTCGGCGGCGTGCCGTGTTTTTCCAATGCGGTGAACGACGCGTTCAAGTTTCTCGGCTCGACTCATATCCAGATGCCGCACGACGCTTGGCGCATTTGGACGGTGGCCGAGAAACTTGGCCTTCACGCGGAGGCTACCGTCGCCGCCGAATAG
- a CDS encoding (2Fe-2S)-binding protein, translating into MGKSHVTFKINGADIEALVEPRTLLIHFLREQQNLTGPHIGCDTTHCGACTVDLNGRSVKSCTVFAVQADGAEIVTIEGIAAPDGTLHALQEGFRELHGLQCGFCTPGMITRAWRLLQENPDPTEDEIRYGIAGNLCRCTGYQNIVSAIQYAAAKLAGRTFKEAAE; encoded by the coding sequence ATGGGCAAATCGCACGTTACGTTCAAGATCAACGGCGCGGACATCGAGGCACTGGTCGAGCCGCGTACGCTTCTGATCCATTTCCTGCGCGAGCAGCAGAACCTGACCGGCCCGCACATCGGCTGCGACACGACCCATTGTGGCGCCTGCACCGTCGATCTCAACGGCAGGTCGGTAAAATCCTGCACCGTCTTCGCGGTCCAGGCCGACGGCGCCGAGATCGTCACCATTGAAGGGATCGCTGCGCCCGACGGAACGCTGCACGCGCTACAGGAAGGTTTTCGCGAATTGCACGGCCTGCAATGCGGCTTCTGCACGCCCGGCATGATCACCCGCGCCTGGCGCCTGCTGCAGGAAAATCCCGATCCGACGGAGGACGAGATCCGTTACGGCATTGCCGGCAATCTCTGCCGGTGCACGGGCTATCAGAACATCGTCAGCGCGATCCAATACGCCGCCGCGAAGCTCGCTGGCCGCACCTTCAAGGAGGCCGCGGAATGA
- a CDS encoding FAD binding domain-containing protein, translated as MIPGSFTYHRPKSLPEALALLADLGDDARPLAGGQSLIPLMKFRMATPANLIDLSAISDLKGIRVVGSDIVLGAMTTQYEMIGSDLMADKVPLMREAAGLVADPQVRYMGTVGGNAANGDPGNDMPAIMMALGAIYTLASKTGTRQVPARDFYKGLYYTALEPGEMITAINIPVPAKGHGYAYNKLKRKIGDYATAAAAVMLTLSGGKVASCAITLTNVADHALYAEEASRLVLGTEIDASAIKRAAAAAEDIATPAADNHGPVEYRKKMAGVMVARALARAKVRAADRG; from the coding sequence ATGATCCCAGGTTCCTTCACCTATCATCGTCCGAAATCACTGCCTGAGGCGTTGGCTTTGCTAGCGGACTTAGGCGACGACGCCCGCCCCCTCGCTGGCGGCCAAAGCCTCATCCCGCTGATGAAGTTCCGGATGGCAACGCCTGCCAACCTGATCGATCTCAGCGCGATCAGCGACCTAAAAGGCATCCGCGTTGTAGGCAGCGACATCGTCCTCGGTGCGATGACGACGCAATATGAGATGATCGGTTCGGATCTAATGGCCGACAAAGTGCCGCTGATGCGCGAAGCCGCTGGTCTCGTTGCCGATCCGCAGGTCCGCTATATGGGCACAGTCGGCGGCAATGCCGCCAACGGCGACCCCGGCAACGATATGCCGGCGATCATGATGGCGCTCGGTGCCATCTATACGTTGGCGAGCAAGACGGGTACGCGGCAAGTCCCGGCGCGCGACTTCTACAAGGGACTCTATTACACGGCGCTCGAACCGGGCGAGATGATCACCGCGATCAATATCCCCGTGCCGGCCAAAGGCCACGGCTATGCCTACAACAAGCTGAAGCGCAAGATCGGCGATTACGCCACCGCAGCGGCCGCGGTGATGTTGACTCTTTCGGGTGGCAAGGTCGCGAGTTGCGCAATCACGCTGACCAATGTGGCGGATCACGCGCTTTATGCCGAAGAGGCCTCACGGCTCGTTCTCGGCACAGAGATCGACGCTAGCGCGATCAAACGCGCCGCGGCTGCGGCCGAAGACATCGCGACTCCCGCCGCGGACAATCACGGCCCCGTCGAATATCGCAAGAAAATGGCCGGCGTCATGGTCGCGCGCGCACTCGCGCGGGCCAAAGTCCGTGCCGCAGACCGAGGATAA
- a CDS encoding MHYT domain-containing protein — protein MHISHDPLIVVLSVIVAIQGAYVGLGLALQSRLAAGTRQRTLLAASSITLGVAIWSMHFIGMLAARLSFPVDYLVFPTLLSFLVSVLVTGIGVFAATAGPLTGRRLAASAMFMGLGIASMHYIGMTALHASAHMVHDPLLVIASILIAIAASGLALHLAAGTQPRQPLFLSAIVFGIAVSGMHYSAMAGMRIFPHALPTALAPALSPDLLAIVVAVVAFIVSGLFLLVLVPDRRMLQKESRAGIEPPAVAPEPSPIPECAAEAAPDVTPLAAPLAAPETAQSPFLPVERDRGTYFLPIGDIAAVRANAHYTYVFDGQTNYFCALSIGEVEARLRSHHFVRVHRSHIVNMDRVVALKSVGDACQIELAGVDPYFVPVSRSRAAWLKSKLGLKSRQAAG, from the coding sequence GTGCATATTTCGCACGATCCCTTGATCGTGGTGCTGTCGGTTATCGTGGCGATTCAAGGCGCTTATGTCGGCCTGGGGCTCGCGCTGCAAAGCCGCCTTGCCGCGGGCACGCGGCAGCGCACGCTGCTTGCGGCCTCGTCGATCACACTCGGCGTCGCGATCTGGTCGATGCATTTCATTGGTATGCTGGCCGCGCGGCTTTCGTTCCCAGTCGATTATCTGGTCTTCCCGACCTTGCTCTCGTTCCTGGTAAGCGTGCTGGTGACCGGAATCGGCGTCTTCGCCGCGACGGCCGGCCCGCTGACGGGACGGCGGCTCGCAGCTTCGGCCATGTTCATGGGCCTTGGCATCGCCTCCATGCACTATATCGGCATGACGGCCCTGCACGCGAGCGCCCATATGGTGCACGATCCTCTGCTTGTCATAGCAAGCATCTTGATCGCCATCGCCGCGTCCGGCCTCGCACTTCATCTCGCCGCCGGAACGCAACCGCGCCAGCCGCTGTTCCTTTCGGCGATCGTCTTCGGCATCGCCGTTTCAGGCATGCATTATTCTGCCATGGCCGGGATGCGCATATTTCCGCACGCGCTTCCGACCGCGCTCGCGCCGGCGCTGTCGCCCGATCTTCTCGCCATCGTCGTTGCGGTGGTGGCTTTCATCGTCTCAGGCCTCTTTCTCCTGGTTTTGGTGCCAGACCGGCGCATGCTGCAAAAGGAATCGCGTGCCGGGATAGAGCCGCCCGCGGTAGCGCCTGAGCCTTCGCCGATCCCCGAGTGCGCGGCTGAAGCCGCGCCGGATGTCACGCCTCTGGCCGCCCCGCTTGCCGCTCCGGAGACCGCACAAAGCCCCTTCCTTCCGGTGGAGCGCGATCGTGGAACCTATTTTCTGCCGATCGGCGACATTGCCGCAGTGCGCGCTAATGCGCATTACACTTACGTCTTCGACGGCCAGACGAATTATTTCTGCGCTTTGTCGATCGGCGAAGTCGAAGCGCGGCTGCGCTCCCACCATTTCGTTCGGGTTCACCGCAGCCATATCGTCAATATGGATAGGGTCGTTGCATTGAAGAGCGTCGGCGATGCCTGCCAGATCGAGCTGGCCGGCGTAGACCCCTATTTCGTGCCTGTGAGCCGCAGCCGCGCGGCTTGGCTCAAGTCAAAGCTCGGCCTCAAAAGCCGTCAGGCCGCAGGCTGA
- a CDS encoding ABC transporter substrate-binding protein produces MRARNVGAVLFVALMMLSGRASAADTVRYVLDWFPSGEETYAYVALKEGFFAEEGLDVKLSVARGSVDAITRVASGTADFTGASLGTLMAVAAQSNVPVKALMSIYSKPPDAIFTVKGSGIKSIKDLIGRSLVTGTFTSSNQLWPILAKMNGVDPAKVSLVKVDPNTIAPLLAAGKFDASINWISAAAGSGAVLKKAGKELVVLPWSEFGLKGYGFSLMASDEIIKERPDVVRRFVRAFYKAVLFNLKNPDQAAKDLGSIVAGIDVASAAGDVRSTIPLIKNEVSAEYGVGTFDPALVKTTWEWIAKTRGYPLDKLDPNTVINRSFFIANHG; encoded by the coding sequence ATGCGTGCGCGTAATGTTGGGGCGGTATTGTTCGTCGCCCTTATGATGTTGAGCGGTAGAGCCTCCGCGGCGGATACCGTCCGCTATGTGCTTGATTGGTTTCCTTCGGGAGAAGAAACCTACGCTTACGTCGCCTTGAAGGAAGGGTTCTTTGCTGAGGAAGGTCTCGACGTAAAACTGTCCGTGGCGCGCGGTTCAGTCGATGCGATCACGCGCGTCGCGAGCGGCACGGCCGACTTCACGGGCGCCTCGCTCGGCACCTTGATGGCAGTGGCGGCCCAAAGCAATGTGCCGGTGAAGGCGCTAATGTCGATCTACAGCAAGCCGCCGGATGCAATTTTCACGGTGAAGGGCAGCGGCATTAAATCAATTAAGGATCTTATCGGACGATCGCTGGTGACAGGCACGTTCACATCGTCGAACCAGTTGTGGCCCATCCTAGCCAAGATGAATGGCGTAGATCCAGCAAAGGTGAGCTTGGTCAAGGTCGACCCCAACACGATCGCGCCACTACTGGCAGCCGGCAAGTTCGATGCCTCGATCAACTGGATCTCTGCAGCCGCGGGTTCTGGCGCGGTGCTGAAGAAGGCCGGCAAGGAACTGGTCGTGTTGCCTTGGTCAGAATTCGGCCTCAAAGGGTATGGCTTTTCATTGATGGCATCGGACGAGATCATCAAAGAACGTCCCGACGTCGTCAGGCGCTTCGTCCGTGCCTTCTACAAGGCCGTTCTCTTCAACCTGAAAAATCCGGATCAAGCGGCCAAGGACCTTGGTTCGATAGTCGCCGGTATCGATGTTGCATCGGCTGCGGGCGACGTCCGTTCCACGATACCGCTCATCAAGAACGAGGTAAGCGCGGAATACGGCGTTGGTACCTTTGATCCGGCGCTCGTCAAAACGACTTGGGAATGGATCGCCAAAACGCGGGGCTACCCGCTGGATAAGCTCGATCCGAACACGGTCATTAATCGCTCGTTCTTTATCGCAAATCACGGTTGA